Below is a genomic region from Campylobacter geochelonis.
TAGAAGATAAAAATTTAGATAACGAAGATGATGAGGAGTAGGCTTGGAGATATCGGTATACTCTATACAAAAAAATAGCGATGAGTTCAAAGAGCAAATTTTAGAGTATATAAAGATGTCAAAAAAGTATGCTAAGATAAACGATACTACCATTTTTAACGATAAGATAGCAAAAGCACAAGCAAAGTCAAAAGATGAGTCTTTGCTTGCTTATGATAGTATTTATGAGCCAAAAATCAAAGGTTTTTGCATAGCACTTGATGAGAGTGGAGATATGCTAGATAGCAAAGAATTTGCACAACTTATCTCATCAAAAAGCCAAATTTCGTTTTTTATAGGTGGGGCGTATGGGCTTAGTGGTGAATTTAAGAAAAAAATGGATAGAATAGTAAGCTTAAGTAGGCTAACTTTAGCACATAAAATAGCCAAACTTATGCTACATGAGCAGATTTTTAGGGGACTTTGCATAAATGCAAATCACCCATATCATAAATAAAGGAAACGCGTGAAGAAAAGTGAGCTTGAATTTTTTAAAAAGATGCTTGAAGAGCGGCGAGTTCAAATAGTTAAGAACATAAATGTCTCTGCAAATGAGATAAATGAGCTAAGAGAGAGTGGGGCTGTTGATGAGTTTGACATGGCAAGTATAAACAGCGACTCAAATTTAGAATACTCTATAAGCGCCAAACAAAGAGAAGAGCTTTATGATATCGATATATCTTTATCTAAGATAAAAAATGGAACATATGGAATTTGCGAAATGTGTGAAGAGGAGATTAGCGTGGCGAGGCTTAAAGCAAAACCAAATGCTAAACTTTGTATATCTTGCAAGGAAATTTCAGAAAAAAATAAGGTTTAGAAGGATAGTTTATGAAACTCAAGCAATTTATGGTTTATTCGCTTATTTATATAGGTTTGGTTGGAATTTTAGTTTTTGTGCAAAACGGTTCTAGTTTTACTGCGTCGATTTTCGGGATAGGACTTACGCTTCCGGTGGCGCTTTGGTTTGTGTTGCCGTTGCTTTTGTTTGCGATTTTGACTTTGCTTCATATGGCGTATAATGGCTTGTCTTTATATAGAAGAAAAAAGGCTATACAAAGCGATTCTGCGCTTTATGAAGTCTTTGCAAAAGAGATACTCTTAGCTGTTGAGACCGATAAAAAGTTCAAAACAGAAATTTATAAAACTGCAAAAGAGGTAACTAAATTCTTATCTCCGTGGCATGAAAATTCTGTAGAGATAGACAACAAAGAGATAGTAGAAATCATAAATATGCTTAAAATGCTTAAAGATGGCGAGGTTGTCGAGCTTAAAAAATACAAGCTTGATAAACAAAATCCAATCTATATAAAAAATGAATTTAACAAACTTGCGCACGATAGCGCTTACGCTAGCGAAATTTTAAAAAATGGTTCAAATTTGGATGAAAAATTAGTTAAAAAAGCTCATGAAGTTTTACTAAATACAGCCTCATATTTAGAAATCAAAAAGTATCAAACAGTTATTACAAAAGAAGATGCTTTGGCGTTGATTAACAGATATGAAAATGATACTAATTTTGAAATGTCAAAAGAGGACTTTTATGCTCTTATAGTAGCGGCAGATTACTCAGAGAGCGAGTATATACAGCTTGTGAAAAAGCTAAGAGATAGGCTTAATCCTGAGATTTTACTTGCTATGTTTGATAGACTTAAAAATGAAAAAGAAGATGCAGGGGAAGCGTATTTATACCTACTTTATGAGCTTGGTATGATAGATCAGCTTAAAGAGAAGCTAGCTTATAGCGATGGCGAAGAAAATGAGAAATTTAGCCTACTGCTTCAACTACGAGAAAATGGCAAAGCCATACCAGCGTCATATCTTTTTTGATGATAGATTTTTTAAATAAACCTCTTTTTTTAGCTCCTTTGGCGGGTTTTTCAGATCCGCCACTTCGGAGCGTTGTAAAGCAGTTTGGTTGTGATGTTACGGTTAGCGAGATGATAAGCTCAAATGCTCTTGTGTTTGAAAATGATAAAACGTTAAAAATGCTAGAAAAAAGTGAGCTTGAGACGCCATTTATCGTTCAAATCGCAGGAAGCGACGCTTTGGTTATAAAAAAAGCTGTTGAGGTGATTAACAAATTTGATGGGATTGATGGGATTGATTTAAACTGTGGATGTCCAGTTCAAAAAGTTGTCAAACAATGCGCTGGTTCGGCACTTTTACTTGATCTTGATAACTTATCGACGATACTTGAAACGATTAGAAAATACTCAAACAAAAAGCTACTTAGCGCAAAAATTAGGCTTGGTTTTGATGAGAAAATTCCTAGAATTTTAGCTAAAAGAGTTGAGGACGCTGGAGTGGATTTTATCACAGTTCATGGGCGAACTAGAAGTGGCGGATATAGCGCAAAGGTCGATTATGAGGCGATTTTAGAAGCCAAAGAGGCAGTAAGCATTCCTTTGGTTGCAAATGGAGATATAAGTTCGCAAAATGCTAAATTTATTTTAAGCGCGACAAAAGCTGATGGGCTGATGATAGGGCGAGGAAGTATCGGCAAGCCGTGGGTTTTCCATGAGATAAAAACTGGCGATAGCGTAGATGAAACTACTAAAAACCGCATTATTTTATGTCATTTTGAAGAGATGATAAAATACTATGGAGCGCATGGAGTAGCCATTTTTAGGAAACATTTGCACGAATACTCAAAGGGTTTGGAAAATGCTTCAAGCTTTCGAGAAGAGGTAAATCATATAAATGATTGTGATTTGATGAGAGATAAAATTTTGGAATTTTTTAAAATTTAAATTGCTAAATTTAGTTATATCATTAAATTCTGCTCTAATGTAAATTTAACTTTTAATTTAGCTTAATTAAATTGTTTCTTAAAAATAGTTGCAAAATACTTCGCGTAAAATCTCTTATATTCGCATGCAAACTTGCAAAATCTAAAATTTTAGCCAGACTTAAGCAGCTGTTTATAGTAAAATACTTAAATTTTTTTATAAAAATCTCTATTTTGATACTAAATAAAATATTTAAAGCACTTGTGACAATTTAAATTTAAGATATGTCTAATAAATTCTATCTTCTTTTAGCGCGGCAAAATATATGTTTGAGAAATTTGGTTTTAAAATTTAATCTTTAAATTTAGTTTTATTACAACTTAAATTTTGTCTAAAAATTCTTTGTATTTTTAAGTGTTAAAATTTCTTTTGCAATAAATTCTTGTGGCATCTGTCATAAATTTTTTATTTTAATTTAGGTTCAAGACAAGTTAAAAACTTTTAAAGGGGTTTTTAACTACTATGCTGTCGATGAAAAACAAATACATATACCGTTTCCTAATTTCTGAAAAGAAATTTCGTGAAATTCTCAAGTATTTTTGCCTTGATTTAGAAGCTGTAAAGATAGCTGAAATTTGTAATACTTCTAGAAATTCTATCAATAAAATTCTAAAAGAGATAAGAATTTTAATGGCACAAGAATGCGAGAAAATTTCTAAATTTGATGGCGAGATAGAAATAGATGAAAGCTACTTTTTACTTCGCTTTGCTAGTAACTGTAAATAGAAGAAGCTAAAAGAGTAAGAGGCAAAAGAGGCAGGTGCAGCTAATAAACAACCAGTATTTGGTATGTTAAAACAAGATGATAAGGTCTATACACAAGTAGTTAAAAACTGCAGTGCAAGTGAGCTAGTGTCAATATTAAGAGAGTTTAGTGAGCTAAATGAGAGTATTATTTACTCTGATAGTTGCAGAGCTTATGATGGTTTAGTGGATTATGGAGCAAAAGCTCATTACCGTATAAAACACTGCAAAAATGAATTCGCTAATGGTAAAATTACATAAATGGTATAGAGAATTTCTGGGGTTATGCAAAGCATAGGTTAAGTAAATTTAAAGGCATAAAAAAGATAATTTTATATTGCACTTAAAAGAGTGTGAATTTAGGTTTAATAACAGAGAAAACTTATATCAAATTTTACTTAAATTGATAAGAGAAAATCCGCTTAACTTGTTTTGAGCCTTGAATTTTTATCTGATTTATCTGTTATGCTTGATTTTAGTGCATTTTAAAATGTGTTTAAATACAACTGTTGGATTTGCTATTTTAAACTCAGCTTTAAATTTAACTGTATTTCTGTGAATTAAATTTTATTTTCAACATTTAATTCATAACAAAAAAGTATAAATACTTCTAAATTTGATAAATAAATTTACAAGTTTTTCATAAATTTAACAGTATAAATTTTATAACAATTTTAAAATTTTAAAACACGTTTTAAAACTAAAAATTTGTAAACCATTCTAAATTTCATAGCCATTTGATTAATTTATTAGCTAAATTTATTAAGATTTCCTACTTTGGCACTTTATTAAACAAATTTTTTGAGTTGATTACTGCAAAGAATTTAAATGCTTATCAGCTTATTTCTAACAGTTTTTATCGCATAAATATAAAGAAATATTCGCTAATTTCAAAGAAGCTTTACAAAATAATAAATTTAAAAACTGGTTGTATAAAAAGATAAATTTAGTTAGAAAATTTTAAAAATAGCAGGATAAAAGAAGAGTTAAAGAGGGCAAAACACCCTCTTAGTTTTAAAATCTATGTCCGATTGTAAATTCGATACTACTTGTATCATCGTATGGTTCATCATTAAGCGGATTTACCCAAAACAGTTGAAGTGGTCCAATCGGCGTCATCCACTCTATACCAGCGCCCGCGCTGTATCTTTTAGCCTCATTCCAACTATCATCGCCTATCGTTCCATAGTCAAAGAAGGTAACAAGTCTCATTTTAATTCTCTCAATCAATGGCATACTTAGCTCAACAGAGTTGTTAAAACTCTTTTTGCCGCCTATTTCGATGTATTTGCAGCCTTTATTAGGTAAGCAAATTTGCTTTTTAGGTATGCTTCTGCTATCAAATCCACGAACCGATTTCATACCGCCAAGAAATAACTTTCTATTAACCGGCATCTCTTTATCATCAAATATATAGCCAACATCAGCTTTATATCTAAAGATTAAATCCCAACCTATAATATCTTTCAAGCCATAATACCAGTCAAAATTCGCCATAGCTTTTGTATACTCGATATCGCCACCAACGCCAGCATACTCAAGGCTTGCACCAGCTATGATACCGCTTCGTGGTATGTAGTAGTCATCGGTGTTGTTAAATCTAATTGCTGGTATAACTGAGCTTTTTATATTTTTGCCATTTTGATATCCAGCTGCTGCGTAAAACTGATCTAAGCCTTTTATCTCAGACTGCTCTATTTGATAAGTAAGTGAAGCTATGGTATATCTTCCAAGTTTCCTACCTAGAGTTATATCAAAACCGTAAGCATTTTCTTCATAGTCATCCCAGTCCCAATCTCTAGCATAAATTTGCCCACCTAAACTATACTCAGAGTCAAAAACACGAGGGTTTGTTACACCTATGCTTCCGCTTAGTTGATCATCACTTTTATCTACGCTAATATGCCCTTTCATACCGCTTCCAAAAACGTTTTTATCGCTTACTGCAGCACTTAGTAAAAGCCCATCGCCACTTCCATATCCTATACCGCCGGTTATACTTCCAGTTGGAGCTTCTTTAACGGCTACGTTTAAGTCAATCTCGTTATCATTTACTCTAGTTTCTGTTACTTCAACATCATCAAAATACCCAGTTCTTCTTAAAGCATTTCTAGAATCAACCAAATCAGTTCTATTATATAGTTGCCCCTCTGTTAGATACATCTCTCTTCTAATGACTTTATCGGCTGTTTTTTCATTGCCTGAAATGGTTACGTTTCTTACATAAATTTGTTTTTTAGGTATTACAACATAGTTGATAGCTACTGTTTTATCATCTTTATTTGGCGAAAGTTGTGGGTTTATATCAACATAAGCATAGCCTTTGTCTGCTACTATGTTTTTTATAACTTCCATATCTCTTCTTAACCATTCTGAATTCATAGTATCGCCAGCTTCTAGTTTTAACTCTTTTATGACTTTTGTTGTGTCAAGCTCTAACTCATCTGGAGCTTCTATGCTAATATCTGTTACTTTGTATTTATCGCCTTCGCTTATGTAGTATGTAAGTTCGGCTGTGTAGTTGTTAAGATAAGCATTTAAATACGGGTTTGATACTTTTGCATCAAGATAGCCTCTTTTCATATACTCATCTTTAATTCTTGCTGGATCATTTGGTAGCTCTGGAGTTTTTAGTTTACCATCATTAAAGCCCCACATCCAGCCCATAAATTCTCTTTCTTTGTTTGCAACCGATGGCTCAATGTCGCCATAATCAAGCTTATCCGCACCTATTAAATTTACTTTATTTATGATGATATTTTCGCCTCTATTTACGATAACGCTTAGATGAAGTGAACTTCCATCTTCGTTTGCTGGTTCTTGATCTATCTCAACAACTGTATCAAAGTAGCCTTTTACTTCGTAAAATTGTTTAACTCTTTCTTTAACTCTTTTTAGCGCAACCGCGTCATAAGCTTGACCGGGTCTTAAGCCTATGATTTCTTCCATTGCGGTTCTATCGTTGCTTACAACGCCTTCTATATCAAGCTTTGATATAATCGGTTTTTCTTTTACGTGGATTGTGATATTTCCGCTGTTTTCTGCTATGTAAATATCATCAAAATAACCTTGATTAAAGAGATTTATTATCGCTTTATCTGTATTTTGACCAGTGATTGTGTCTCCGATTTTAAGCCCTGACATGTTTTGAGCAACTAACGGAGAAATTTGCTTTAATCCTTCGAATTTAATAGATTTAATCTCTACTCCAAGGACTAAATTCATAGAAGCAGCCAACAAAAATATAGTTTTTTTCATATGTTTTTACCTAAAAATGAATATAATTTGCGTATAATACCATAATAAAAGTTAAATTTTAGACAATACAAGGAAAAGTATGAAAATAGGCATAATAGGACTTGGACTCATAGGCGGTTCTTTAGGGCTTTGTTTGCGAGATATGAAGCTTATAACTTCTGTTAGCGGATATGATATAAGTAAAGAAAATGAAAAGTTAGCGCTAGAGCTTGGTTTAGTCGATGAGATACTAAGTTTTAACCAGATGAAAGAGAAGTGCGACATGATATTTTTAGCCATTCCTGTTGAGGCTATTATATCAACTTTGCAAAATTTAAAAGATATAGATAAAAACACGACTATAGTTGATTTAGGAAGTACAAAAGCTAAAATTTTAGATGAATGCCCAGCGGAAATAAGACAAAATTTAGTAGCAGCCCATCCGATGTCAGGAACAGAAAATTCAGGCCCAAGTGCGGCTTTTAAGGAGCTTTTAAAAGGCGCTGTTGTTGTGATTTGCGATGATGAAAAAACAGATAATTTACATATAAAACGAGCGGTTGAGCTTTTTTCATATGCTGGTATGAAAATCGTCTTTATGGATGCAAAAAGACACGATCATCACGCAGCTTTAATCTCTCATCTACCTCACGCTATAAGTTTTGCTATGGTAAATAGCGTCTTAAGAGAGGAAAACAGAAAAAATATCATCAATCTTTCTGGCGGAAGCTTTTCAGATGTTAGCCGTATCGCAAAATCTTCACCAGAGATGTGGACTGATATTTTTAAGCAAAACAAGGTAAATTTGTTAGCTTCTATAAGTGCTTTTAAAAACGAGCTTGACTCATGCACAAATATGATGGAAAACGAAGAGTGGGAAAAGCTAAAAGAGTGGATGTATGATGCAAGGGTTATAAGAGAATTCTTGTGATTTAACGTGAATTTATCGATAAAGAGTATAATAAATTTTTAGTTTAAATTTAAGGTTGATAATGAGAGGACGAAGAGGCAGAGGAAGTGGGGTTGTAGGGATATTTTTTCTTGCAGTCATAGTTGTTTTAGCTGGTTGTGGGTATTATTTATACACATCAAAAATTTTTGAAAGAAATGCGCCGGTTATAAATTTATCTAACCAAATTTATTGGAATTTAAAATCTAGCATTCCATTAATAATAAAAGATGACACCGGAATCAAATCAGCAAAAGTAAGTTTAAGCGATGGCAGCAAAAAGATAAATTTAATAGATACTAAATTTGATATAATAAAACCAGAAGTAAAACTAGAAATTTCACTACCAAAAGGCACTTTGCTTGATAAGAGTGCTAATTATCAGCTTGAGATTGAGGCAAATGATGTAAGTAAATGGAACTTTTTTACAGGAAATAAACTAGATGCTTTGATAAATGTAGCAGTTGATACACAAAGGCCAGATATTTATGTATTAAATCAATCTTATAAAATCACAAGAGGTGGCGCTGCTGCTGTTGTTTTTAGAGCAAGCGATGAGATGTTAAAAGAGCTTTATATAGAAACTAATGCTAAAAAGCAGTTTAAAGTCACGCCATTTCATAAAGATGGCTACTACGCCTCTTTAGTAGCATGGCCAGCGAGCGAAGATAGCTTTAGCGCTTATGTTATAGCAAAAGATATGGCTGGAAATGAGAACAGAACTCGCATAAAATACTATCTTCAAGATAAAAAATACAAAGTTTCAAATATTGCTTTAAATGATGAGTTTTTAGGTGGTAAAATTACCGATTTGGTAAATCGCTACGCGCAAGATCCTAGTCAAATTCAAGGAGTTGCGAAGTTTAAATTTGTAAATGAGACTCTAAGAAATCAAAGCGAAGGAGCAATCGGCTCTAAAACAAAAGATGTTTTAGAAGATAGCTTGAATAAATTTTTCTTAAAACCATTTTATCCGCTTAAAAACGGACAAGCTGTAGCTAGCTTTGGCGATCATCGTTTTTATAGTATGAACAAAGAGCCAGTTAGCGAGTCGTGGCATTTAGGACTTGATTTAGCAAGTATAGCTGGTGCACCGATAATCGCAAGTAATGATGGCGAGGTTGTATTTGCCGATGAAGATGGAATTTATGGGCTTGGAGTCGCGGTTTATCATGGGTTTGGACTTTATAGCTTATACGCTCATTGTAGCTCTTCAAATGTAAAAGTTGGCGATAAGGTAAAAGCAGGAGAAGTCATAGCTCATACTGGAAGCTCTGGACTTGCTTTTGGTGATCATCTTCACTTTGGAGTGATAATTCAAGGTGTTGAGGTAAGACCAGAAGAGTGGATGGATAAAAAGTGGATGGAAGATAACATCTATAAAATTTTAGAAAATTCAAGAAAAAGTATAGATAGCAGGAAATAAATTTCCTTGTATTTACTAAAATTTAGCTATAATTGATAAAAATTATGAATTAATAAGGACAAAGATTGAAACAGACAACAATAGCTAAAAAGGTTGAGGGCGTTGGAATAGGACTTCATAAAGGTGAACCTATAAAAATAACGCTTGAGCCATTAGAGGCTGATTTGGGTATTGTGTTTTATCGAAAAGATGCTGGAGTTAGCATAAAAGCTGAACCAGGAAATGTCATAAATACGCAGATGGCGACTGTTGTTGGAAATAAAACTGGCATTTATATCTCTACAATCGAACATCTTTTTAGCGCGATTAACAGCTATGGCATAGATAATATAAGAATAGTTTTAGACGCAAATGAAATTCCGGTTATGGATGGAAGTGCGATAAGCTTTTGTATGATGCTTGATGAAGCTGGTATTAAAACATTAGATAGCGATAAAAAAGCTATGATTATAAAGCGTGAAGTTGAAGTAAAAGAGGGTGATAAATTTGTAAGAATCAGCCCTAGCAAGAACCCTAAATTTGACTACACTATCAAATTTGACCATCCGATAATCGGTAAGCAAAACTATGTTTTTGAGTTTTCAAAAGATGGTTTTATAAAAGAGATTTCAAGAGCTAGAACTTTTGGATTTTTAAAAGATGTTCAAATGCTAAGAGCAAACAACCTTGCACTTGGCGGAAGTTTAGAAAATGCTGTTGTTATCGATGATAGTAGAATTTTAAATCCAGAGGGCTTAAGGTTTGAAAACGAATTTGTAAGACACAAAATTCTTGATGCGATTGGGGATTTAGCTTTAATAGGAATGCCTATTTTAGGAGATTATACAGCGTTTGCTGGAAGTCATGATTTAAACCATAAACTAACTCTTGCTATTTTAAGTGATGAAAAAAACTATGAAATAGTTACCTTAAATCAAGAGTTAGCAAAAGAGTACTCAAAAGTTTTTGCTTAGGTCATAGTCATTAAAAAAGTTAAAATTTTAGTCATATCGCTAGCAAGCCCTGTTTTAATAGGAATTTATGAAAACGAAATTCTTATTAAAACGCTTTCTAGCGATGAAAAATCAAGTGAATTTATCATTGAAGCTATCGAAGAAATCCTACAAAAATACCAAATTTCAGAAATCATTTATGCAAACGGACCTGGAAGTTTTATGGGCATAAAAGTTGCTTATGTTATCCTAAAAACGCTTAGTATAGTAAAATCTTGTCCGATGTATGCGGTAAGTGGCTTTGAGTTAAATGACAACCAACCGATTAGAGCAAATAAAAATTTAAGTTTTGTTTTAGAAAAAGATTTTAGCATATCTTTAAAAAAAGTTGAGCCAGTAAATTTCGAACTTCCGCAAGATTTATCAAATTTAAATAAATTTGATGATATACTTCCAAACTACATTATAGACGCAGTTTAGGAAAAAAATGAAGATTATAGTACCAGCAACGAGTGCAAATTTAGGACCGGGTTTTGATGCGTTAGGGCTTAGTTTAAAGCTATATAACGAGATTGAGATTACGCCACAAAGCTTTACTTGTATATCGATTAAAGGCGAGGGCAGCAAAAAAAACTCGATTAAGAAAAACAACTCATTTGTCAATATTTTTAACGAAATTTATCTCTCACTTGTTGGGAAAACAGATGATTTTAAATTCTCATTTACAAACAACATCCCATTTTCGCGTGGTCTTGGAAGTAGCTCTTCTGTGGTTATCGGCGCGATTGCAGCTGCTTATGAGATGGCTGGATTTAAAGTCGATAGAAATACGATATTAAACAAAGCAGTTTTTTACGAAAACCACCCAGATAACATCGCTCCAGCGACTTTTGGCGGTTTTACGTCTAGTATTATTGAAAATTCAAAAGTCTACACACAAAAAGCAAATTTAAGCGATGATATAAAAGCAGTCGTAGTTATACCAGATAAAGCGATGTCTACAAATGACTCAAGAAACAAGCTTCCTAAACACTACTCTATGAAAGATACAGTTTCAAATTTAGCCCACGCGGCGTTTCTAACATCTTGCTTTATAAAACAAGATTATGACAGTTTAAGAATTGCTTCAAAAGATATGATGCATGAAAATTTACGTATGCAAAGCCTACCAGAGCTTTTTGATGTGCGAAATATCGCTTATAAAAATGGCGCTTTAATGAGCACGCTTTCGGGCAGTGGCTCGACATTTTTAAATATCGCTTATAAAAAAGATGCACCAAATTTACAAAAACAGCTAGCAGAAAATTTTAAAGATTTTAGAGTCGAAATTTTAGATTTTGACAATGATGGATTTAAAATTATATCAAAAAGCTAAAAACAAGAAAAAAAAAGATATAATAAATGCTTAAAAATCATACTCCTAAAAGAATGTGTGTAGTCTGCAAAGCTAGGTTTACTCAAAACTCACTTTTCAGGTTAAGGATAAAAAACTTTGATATTAGCACGGATTGTGATAGCGGGAGAAGTTTCTATATATGTCAAAAGTGTATAAAAACTGATGAGAAAATTTTAAAAAAAATAATGTCTAAATTTGTAAAAACATCAAATTTAAATTTAGAAAAATTGAAGGAGAGACTCTTATATGGCGGATGTTCGCATACACGAAATAGCAACTGAACTTGGTTATACCAGTAAAGAGATCATAGAAAAAGCCCAAGAAATGGGGCTTAAAAAAATAAAAGCAGCAAACAGCGCCGTTACTGTCGAAGAGGCAGAGGCTATATACAACTACGTTCAAACAGGCGAACTTCCAAAAAAATCTAAGCCAAAAACTACAAAAAAAGTAGAAAAAGAAGAAATAGTAGAAGAGCCTAAAAAAACGCCTTCAAAAGAGAAATCAAAACCAAAAACTCAAGAAAAAAAAGAATCTGTAAAAAAAGAGCCTGCAAAAGAAGAACCTATAAAAGAAAAAGAGGTTGTAAAGGCTAAGCAAGAGCCTAAAAAACAGAGTGATGAAGAAGTTAAAGAGGTTATAAAAGCAGAAGAAAAACCTAAAACCGATGAGGTAGAAGTTGGTTCAAAGGTTGAAGAAAAAGCAGAAAAAGAGCCAGAAGTAAAACCTCAAGTTGCAGAAGAAAAAACGCAAAAAGAAGAGGAACAAAAACCGGTGTCCTTACAAGAAGAGATAATCAAGCAAGAGCCAAAGGTTGAGCCAAAAGTCGTTAAAAATGAGAGTTTAGCAGCTTCAAGTCTTCATAAAAGAAGAGGGATTGTTATAGTTAAAAAAAGAAAAGATATAGTAGCTCAAGAGCTTGCTAAGTCTCAACCAGCTAAAAAACAGGCAAATGAGAAGATAAATGTTGGTTTGGAAGCTATTTTTTCAAGTGCTGAAGCAAATTTAAAGAAAAAGAAAAAAGAGAAAAAGATAACTCCTGTTTCTAAAAAAGACTCTGCACAAAAAATAGAGCTTTTAGATAACAGAGATCTTAGTAGCAATACAATCATAGATGATGATGAGGGCATGGTTGTTTTACCAGATCTTACAAACAAGCCTATTCAAGTAGAAAACAGACCGCAAACCAAAAAACCATTAAACATCTATAAAACATCTCAAAATAATACTTTTGGAAACCAAGAAGGTGGCATTAGCAGAGGTTCTAGAAAAAAACGAAAAAGAGTCATCAGAAGTGAAGAGAGCGAGAATATAGTGGCTATTGATATACCAAAAGAGATAAGAGTGTATGAGTTTGCTGATAAGCTGAAAAAACAGCCTAGCGAAATCATATCAAAGCTATTTATGTTAGGTATGATGACAACTAAAAATGACTTTTTAGATGAAGATGCTATAGAAATTTTAGCCGATGAGTTTAAAGTAGAAGTCAATATCATCGATGAAGCTGTTGAATTTGACTATGTAAAAGCATACGATGATAACGAAAAAGATGATAAAGATATCATAGAAAGAGTTCCTGTTATTACTATCATGGGACACGTTGATCATGGTAAGACAAGCTTGCTTGATTATATCAGAAGTTC
It encodes:
- a CDS encoding M23 family metallopeptidase, producing MRGRRGRGSGVVGIFFLAVIVVLAGCGYYLYTSKIFERNAPVINLSNQIYWNLKSSIPLIIKDDTGIKSAKVSLSDGSKKINLIDTKFDIIKPEVKLEISLPKGTLLDKSANYQLEIEANDVSKWNFFTGNKLDALINVAVDTQRPDIYVLNQSYKITRGGAAAVVFRASDEMLKELYIETNAKKQFKVTPFHKDGYYASLVAWPASEDSFSAYVIAKDMAGNENRTRIKYYLQDKKYKVSNIALNDEFLGGKITDLVNRYAQDPSQIQGVAKFKFVNETLRNQSEGAIGSKTKDVLEDSLNKFFLKPFYPLKNGQAVASFGDHRFYSMNKEPVSESWHLGLDLASIAGAPIIASNDGEVVFADEDGIYGLGVAVYHGFGLYSLYAHCSSSNVKVGDKVKAGEVIAHTGSSGLAFGDHLHFGVIIQGVEVRPEEWMDKKWMEDNIYKILENSRKSIDSRK
- the lpxC gene encoding UDP-3-O-acyl-N-acetylglucosamine deacetylase codes for the protein MKQTTIAKKVEGVGIGLHKGEPIKITLEPLEADLGIVFYRKDAGVSIKAEPGNVINTQMATVVGNKTGIYISTIEHLFSAINSYGIDNIRIVLDANEIPVMDGSAISFCMMLDEAGIKTLDSDKKAMIIKREVEVKEGDKFVRISPSKNPKFDYTIKFDHPIIGKQNYVFEFSKDGFIKEISRARTFGFLKDVQMLRANNLALGGSLENAVVIDDSRILNPEGLRFENEFVRHKILDAIGDLALIGMPILGDYTAFAGSHDLNHKLTLAILSDEKNYEIVTLNQELAKEYSKVFA
- a CDS encoding glycoprotease is translated as MSLASPVLIGIYENEILIKTLSSDEKSSEFIIEAIEEILQKYQISEIIYANGPGSFMGIKVAYVILKTLSIVKSCPMYAVSGFELNDNQPIRANKNLSFVLEKDFSISLKKVEPVNFELPQDLSNLNKFDDILPNYIIDAV
- a CDS encoding 23S rRNA (pseudouridine(1915)-N(3))-methyltransferase RlmH — protein: MEISVYSIQKNSDEFKEQILEYIKMSKKYAKINDTTIFNDKIAKAQAKSKDESLLAYDSIYEPKIKGFCIALDESGDMLDSKEFAQLISSKSQISFFIGGAYGLSGEFKKKMDRIVSLSRLTLAHKIAKLMLHEQIFRGLCINANHPYHK
- a CDS encoding tRNA dihydrouridine synthase, with product MIDFLNKPLFLAPLAGFSDPPLRSVVKQFGCDVTVSEMISSNALVFENDKTLKMLEKSELETPFIVQIAGSDALVIKKAVEVINKFDGIDGIDLNCGCPVQKVVKQCAGSALLLDLDNLSTILETIRKYSNKKLLSAKIRLGFDEKIPRILAKRVEDAGVDFITVHGRTRSGGYSAKVDYEAILEAKEAVSIPLVANGDISSQNAKFILSATKADGLMIGRGSIGKPWVFHEIKTGDSVDETTKNRIILCHFEEMIKYYGAHGVAIFRKHLHEYSKGLENASSFREEVNHINDCDLMRDKILEFFKI
- the dksA gene encoding RNA polymerase-binding protein DksA is translated as MKKSELEFFKKMLEERRVQIVKNINVSANEINELRESGAVDEFDMASINSDSNLEYSISAKQREELYDIDISLSKIKNGTYGICEMCEEEISVARLKAKPNAKLCISCKEISEKNKV
- the bamA gene encoding outer membrane protein assembly factor BamA, producing MKKTIFLLAASMNLVLGVEIKSIKFEGLKQISPLVAQNMSGLKIGDTITGQNTDKAIINLFNQGYFDDIYIAENSGNITIHVKEKPIISKLDIEGVVSNDRTAMEEIIGLRPGQAYDAVALKRVKERVKQFYEVKGYFDTVVEIDQEPANEDGSSLHLSVIVNRGENIIINKVNLIGADKLDYGDIEPSVANKEREFMGWMWGFNDGKLKTPELPNDPARIKDEYMKRGYLDAKVSNPYLNAYLNNYTAELTYYISEGDKYKVTDISIEAPDELELDTTKVIKELKLEAGDTMNSEWLRRDMEVIKNIVADKGYAYVDINPQLSPNKDDKTVAINYVVIPKKQIYVRNVTISGNEKTADKVIRREMYLTEGQLYNRTDLVDSRNALRRTGYFDDVEVTETRVNDNEIDLNVAVKEAPTGSITGGIGYGSGDGLLLSAAVSDKNVFGSGMKGHISVDKSDDQLSGSIGVTNPRVFDSEYSLGGQIYARDWDWDDYEENAYGFDITLGRKLGRYTIASLTYQIEQSEIKGLDQFYAAAGYQNGKNIKSSVIPAIRFNNTDDYYIPRSGIIAGASLEYAGVGGDIEYTKAMANFDWYYGLKDIIGWDLIFRYKADVGYIFDDKEMPVNRKLFLGGMKSVRGFDSRSIPKKQICLPNKGCKYIEIGGKKSFNNSVELSMPLIERIKMRLVTFFDYGTIGDDSWNEAKRYSAGAGIEWMTPIGPLQLFWVNPLNDEPYDDTSSIEFTIGHRF
- a CDS encoding prephenate dehydrogenase, giving the protein MKIGIIGLGLIGGSLGLCLRDMKLITSVSGYDISKENEKLALELGLVDEILSFNQMKEKCDMIFLAIPVEAIISTLQNLKDIDKNTTIVDLGSTKAKILDECPAEIRQNLVAAHPMSGTENSGPSAAFKELLKGAVVVICDDEKTDNLHIKRAVELFSYAGMKIVFMDAKRHDHHAALISHLPHAISFAMVNSVLREENRKNIINLSGGSFSDVSRIAKSSPEMWTDIFKQNKVNLLASISAFKNELDSCTNMMENEEWEKLKEWMYDARVIREFL